The genomic window ccCATAGATTCTGGAATGTCTAAACAAATTATGAAGTATTGTATAATGATATAACTATACTTTAAGGGAAATCTTTTAAGAAGTAATGACTAGGTGACAGTCAATAAAACACTGGTGCAGCAGTAAGAAGAGCTGAGGTCAAATATGGCCTCCAATATTtgctaggtgtgtgaccctgggtaacaggaaaataaaaaatgaaagaaagaaggaaggaaggaaagaaagaaggaaggaaggaaagaaagaaagacggaaggaaggaaggaaggaaggaaggaaggaaggaaggaaggaaggaaggaaggaaggaaggaaggaaggaaggaaggaaggaaggaaacaaggaaggaaggaggaaaggaaggaaggaaggaagggaggaaggaaggaggaaaggaaggaaggaaggaaggaaggaaggaaacaaggaagaaaggaggaaaggaaggaaggaaggaagggagggagggagagatggaggaatggagaaagggagaaagaaagagggagggaggaaagaaaaaaggagtgagggaagggagaaagggaggaagaaaggaaagatgagtGTGATGAGAAATATGGTATAATAtgcatgaaatgatgcaaagtgaagttgcTGCAGGtgttgttcagtgatttcagttgtatttgactcCTCAtgccccatttgagattttcttaaaaggaagatactggggtagtttgtcatttccttctccagttcattttacaaaggcaAATGGTTTCAGCCCAGACTCACtcaggtagtaagtgtctaatgCCAAATTtcaatttaggtcttcttgattctaggcctgGCTTTGTGCactaacccccccccaaaaaaaaaaaaaaaaaaaaaaaagtggttacaTCAAGAtctcaaaaatataaatgaaaagaagagcacacataaactcaaaaataaatgtcacaaaattagaaagctttaaaatgactccaaaataaagaaaaaactactATTACTCCATCCCTTTGAAGAAGTTGAGGTCTATAGATATTGCATATTCTTCatacatttagatttttttttcagaatatttttctggcttttttcattcaaaaatacTGTATATTGAATCGCATGATTCTCTGAAAGGCTGAGAGGAAAACTATGAGAAATTGTTATCATATAAGAAaccaaaagatttttataaaaaatggaaatcctcacatttatgaaatactttaccATTCTGAAAAATATCCATCATAAACATTTGGCAAAGTAGGTGGTATAAGTATTAGGAGCtcgattttacagatgaggtctcAGGTCCCAAAGGAGAAGTGACTTAGCATaagccacacagctagtcagtgccAGACTTGGATTCACTCGGAGATCAACTAACTTTGTGACCTGTAGTACAGggcttataaatgaagaaaaaataaaattaagtcccgataaagaacaaaataaagagcaaaaaaaaagaagaaacaagcgGCTGTTTTTCTGATAACAGAGAATTATAAACAAAATGGAAGCCCATAGATTTTGGGCTGAACAAATCATGGAGTATTAATGTAGGGGGTATAATTATactgtaagaaaaatattttaagaagtaattattataaagcagctaggtgacagtCAATAAAATGCtggctcaggaagacctgagttaaaatatggCCTCAAGTATTTGttaggtgtgtgaccctgtgcaaaaggaaagaaggaaagaaaggagaaaggaaggaaagaaagcaagcaagcaagaaagcaagaatgaaagaaataaggaaggagggaaggaaagaaagaaagaaaagaaggaaagaaagaaaagaaaaatgaaagaaggagggtaggaaagaaagaaaagaaggaaggaaaaaaggaaagaatgaaagaaagactgaaagaaagacaagaaagaaaaaaggaaggatggaaagatgaGCTTGATGAATGGAAAGAAACATTGGAAGATATGCATGAAATGATGATTCAGTGatttcagttgtatttgactcCTGAAGactctatttgagattttcttaaaaaaaaaaaaaaaaaaaaaaaaaaagatagactgctggtttgacattttcttctctagttattTTACAAAGGCAAAAGGATTAAGCCCAGACTCACTCAGGtagaagtgtctaaggccaaatttcaGTTTCCgaattcttgattccaggcctggctttGTGCACTATCTCTCCACCTATtttgcccctcccctccccaaaacaatAGCTACAAGATAAAGACCTcaacaatgcaaatgaaaagaagagCCCATATAAACATATTGAAAATGGATGTCACAAAATTAGAAAGCTCTAAAATGATTacataatagagaaaaacaagaagacaCGCCTACTCCATTCCTTTGATGAACGGGGAGGTCAATAGATATTGCATATTACACATGCATTGAGAtttttttagagtatttttctttctttttttccctttgaaaattaCTATTTGTTGAATCACATGATTCTCTGAAAGGATGAGAGGAAAACTGTGAGAAACTGtgatgatgttaaaaaaaaaaagattttaataaaaaaaatctagatcctcagatttatgtaatactttaccCTTTTGAAAAATGGCCCTCATAAATATTTGGGAAAGTGAGTGGTTCAATTATTAGAAGctgcactttacaaatgagggacCATCTCAAGTAAAaaaggataagtgacttaccAAAAGCCACACTGCTGGTCAGTGCCAGCCTGGGACTCACAGCCAGATCTCCGCACTTTATGACCAGTGTTATTTCTCTGCAGTGCCTTCTGCTGTCTGCCAATACCATCTAGCAACCTTTAGGCTAAGGATCCCCTGAGAACCAAACATTTCTCAAGTAGATATTCCAGAGTTGTTATCTATTAGCTCCCAATGCTGTTGTAACAAACTGCCTCTAATTTGGTAATGAACGTATTTGGAAGGAAATTAATAAGTTCAAGTGacagaaaaaatgtaaagtgaCTGACAGCTTGGATGTATAATCAAAGTAAAGGTAAGgatattttctataaaaagaagaaaattttaattaaaacaccttaatgaaaaaagtaatttttagaggatgaactttttatttgaaagatttttgttttttggcttttgaCAATAAATAACAACTTAAAATTAACTTatctaatattaatatattaataaataataaagtttataATATAAGTTTAATATAACTTTATTGACATATTCAACAAGGGTTCTCATGAATGGAGTCATTGCAGAGGTTGATTTGGTTACTTGGATTAGAAAATCTCATTTTGGGAACGATCATCTTCTTGAGCATTGTCCCTCCTGGGACAGATATGCAGATATCCAGAggtgtttttcccctttggaaaGCAAGGAGAGAAACAAGGGAGAAGGGGACCTTGAAAAGCCTTATTTGAGGGACTGTAGATTAGAGTTCCATCTGCAGCATTGTAAAAAGCTACATGCCCTCTTTCATAATCAAGGAAAACGCCCACCTTCTGAACTGGTTTGCAGGAAGGAACAGTTTGCTTTGAATGCCACAAGTGAAAGTCCCTGCCAAAGGTGAAGGCCGCCAGGGTCAGCCTGTCTCCCAGAACCTTCTGGCcatcatcccccttccttctgaTCCGTTCCTCACAGACGCCCACCTCCCACTCCCTCTGCTCCCCCACCACCACTTCCCAGTAGTGTCTCCCTGAAGTGAACTTCTGCTTGGCCAAGACCCAGAGGGCAGAATCGAATCTCTCTGGGTTGTCGGGGACATCCTGTGGGACAGCACGGTATTCCACCCTCTGCAGGTCTTCAGACAGGGCCAGATGGGGATTGGCTGTTTGAGGGTCCAGACACAGACGCCTGTGGAAAGTCAGCAGCGTTTCTGCCATTCCGGAGACGGGGCGCATGGTCCATGTCGGGGAAGCCACCACTGGCTTCTGAAGAAGTAGCTCCTCACTCCGTCCCAATGTGCCTTTTGCCTCCTGGAGCATTTCAAGAGGAAGCTGAACAGAATTCTTCTCTATGTCTGCTGTCAGCATGTCCAGCTTGTGGATCTCTTGCTTCATTCTGGTCTTGCTCTCCTCAAACTTGGCCAGGTTGTCTGTGACTTCTTGGTCCAGCATCTGCAGGTGTCGCTTCTTTTCCTCTGACAAGAAGTGGAGCTTTTGCTCCCACTCAGACTTCACAGCCTGCTTCTGAGCCTTGAGCCCCGGCAGGGGCTGCTTCTTTGGCTTCATTAGCAGTCCAAGGTTCTTTCGGAAGGGGCTTTTCTTGTTCTCCAAATTGCCTCTTGCTTCCTGGTCCAATGTCTGCAGTtgaatctcttcttcctcccccaagaACTGCTGCATTTTCTCATATTCAGACACGAGCAAGGCTTTGAGAAGGCGGCCGTCCTTCTCCCACTGCGCCTCTCGGATTTCCTCAAATCCCAATTCCATCTGAAATCTCTTCTTCTGGGTCCTTAAACTCTTGCCTGTGGCCTCGAGCTTCTCCATGCACTGAGTGACGGCCGCATCCAGGAGCAGAACTCTGTGCTTCTGGTGCTCTGGGCTTAAAAAGCAGGGTCCGCACAAGGGTCTCTGATCCTCCTCACAGAACAAGGTGTGCTGTAGGCCATGCTTGTCACAGGTGGGCAGGTCCCCGAGGCTCTGCAGTAGGGGAGCTCTCTGCATCTTGCCAGTGTTAGCCAGATCCTGCAGCCCCCTGTCGGGGACCGTGTCTTCCAAGGCAGTGGCTGTGCTGCACACCGGGCAGGCTGTTGGAGGGCAGATGTCCTTCCAGGAGCTGGCAAGACACTCTGTGCAGAAGGTGTGGCCACACTCGAGAGTCACTGGGTCCATGAAATGGCCCAAGCACAGGGGACAGGAGGCCCCCACTCTGAGGCTTTCAAAGCAGATTTTGGCTTCCATGTTCCTAGGTTTTCTAGTCCTTTTTTCCAGAGATAATCCACTAAGGCTAGGGAACCAGTTCTTTCCCTGAGCTCTTCTGTTTTCAGAGAGAGTCAACCCAGGATGTGCAACTAGTTCTTCCCCTGAGCTCTGGCAGCCAGGAAAATGACAGGAGTCCATCTAGTGGGCTCTTTTATAGGCCTTCCCTCTTAGCCCCTCCCCTCATCTATCATCAAGGTGTCAACTTATGCCCTGATAAAGACCCCAGTTTCTCCCTAGTGAGAGTTCTCACCCGGGTGAGTTTTCACTTCTGGATTTCATTGTATTCCTGGGGCTGGGGACTCACCAGGGTGTTCACCCCTAGGCCATGCAGCACAGAACAGTTTTCTCCTGTTTGGCACTTTAACCAAAGGAAAACCCCAGGCCATTGCTGACTGTGTCCAAAGGATTTCAGACACCATCAAACACTGTCAGTTGTGCTGGTGTCAAGCTTCCTGCCAGCCCCCCGGGGATGCCCTGCTTTCCTGCTTTGGCTCCAGTGTTCCCTGCCTGGGCCCTGGGCTGACTGGTCATTGCCCTTTCCCTGTGACCTGTGTGGTCCTGCACTGCCTAGGCATTGATGGGATCCTGTGCCTTGCAACCTGTCCCCTCCCCCGTTCCAGTTTGTCCCTGCTCAGATTTTCAGTAGGATTGTGACATTGCTAGTCTAGCAAAGGTGTGTATAATTACTCCTCTTTAGCTTTCTTTAACCTTGTTCCTTCTCTTATATTTTTAGAGTTTTTATGACATGTTTCTGGAAGGTTTTTAGACAATCCTTTGGGTCCTATTATTTTATCGGCTTAGTTGGAAGTCTGGAGCATAGGCTTTTAATCAGGGACCTTTCAGCATATCTGGTCTCCTGCACATTATACATATACCACAGTACTTCCGCTTCTCCAGCCCCTCGCTTCTCCCTGAAACTCCCACCCGAAACCCGAGTTCTGATCAGTGATCTTTCACTGCGTCTACCCTACAATCCCAGCAATCATGCTACATTCCCTGGTTAGCTTCACACCGCACTGCTCTGCATGTGCCCTTTCTCATCACTCCTTCCTAACTCTATCTCTGAAAACAGTAATTAAAGCTCTACTAACAAAATATCCCTTTTTTGCTAACTTACATCTTATATCTTCCCAGTTAGAATATAAGACCCTTGAGGAGAGGGCTTACTATCTCCCGGGCTGCTCTGCTTAGCCTATAGTCAAcactaaataaatgcattttcattatattattgttCCCTTTTTCATCCTTGAAGATTTGTTTCTCCAGAtaaaattggtttttatttttcctagtccTCTGAAGTAACACCGTGGTCTATTTGGCACAGTACTGAAAATGTAAGTTGATTTGGACAGTATCATTTTTATTCTACTAGCATAGTCCAAATATGgactatatttattattatattttcaattatttatgtCTGTTTTTACTTCTGTGCAGAGGGTTTTGGCTGGGAGTAGTGCTCCCTACCTGTAACCCCTGATATTGGAAGAAGCTAAAGATGGTTTTGGTCTGCTTTAGTTGGGAGTTCTGAGATATAGCATAGTTCACCTCAGTGGATGCCTTTACAGAGTCTGAAACTGCTATTGAACCCCAGAGAGGAGAGAGCCCCAGGCTGCTGAAGGAGGATCAAACTTGTTTAGCTAAGACAGTGAAATGAGGTAAAGCCTCAGATCAATCAATAGGAAGATCAAGTCATGAGTGACTGCTATACTGCTCCTGCAGGAGCCATAGAGAATTCTATCTTttgtttaaaaagcattttgtgGTTTTATTCACAGGATACCTCTGTGGCACAAATGTTGAACTCCCAGatactttatacattttatagtGGTTTTGAATcgcatttctttctctatctcttcctgttgAGGTTTGTTAGTAACTCAGAACCTTGTTGGTTTAGTTTATGCCTTGCTAAGATTATCCCAGGCttttctaagtacaccatcatgccatctgccaAAAAAAGCAAGTTTGAGGGCAGTTAGGATCTTTTGCAACAGTGTCCAAGTTTTTAGTTTGATTATGGTATTCAAGGAAAGCAATGATTCTTCAACATTTTGGTAGCAGatacattatattttctttttgttttcaatgttttgattaatatattcttatatttcttttctcactGAATTTTGTTTGTAgaactctggttttttttttcagggaatccactacttaaataaagtttttattttaaatgattcttcctttaatttttttgtaccaAATCGAATCTTATTTCTAATTTCATCTTTTGTCTCTTGCTTACTTCTCTAGACACTCTTGTAACTCTTGGGatcaagttgttgttgttttttgcttgatttaaaatctgttttggtttttttgccttctcattgaatatgggagagaggggaaaagttagTGCTTTTGGAACTGAAGATGATATAGAATTTTTACACAGGACTAATCATGATTCCTcaatagataagtggtcaaaggatatgacttTAAAAGTTTCAAAGGAATCACTGCAGAGTATTCCTAATCAAATTACTAGtcataagagaaaagaaagaaaactttatctTTCATCTCACATTTGTCTATGAGGACCAAAAAATGGCAATAGTTATTGGAGGAGGGGTTGTGGGATGATACTAAttttattgttggtggaactgtgaaatgcTACAGCCATttgggaaagcaatttggaattatccaaGTTAAGTGACTAAATTTTCAATATCCTTTGAACCAGAGACTCCATTACAGCGcttataagggaagaaaaaataaaagtaaagttcccatatagaataaaatatatacattggtactttttcttatattaaataattggaaTTAAAATTGAAGCTTATAGATTGTGGAACAAACTATGGACTATTAATGTAGGGGGATATAACTATactttaagaaaaatgttttaagaagtAATGATTATAAATTTCTTAGGTGACAGTCAATAGAACACTGGCCCAGGaataagaaaacctgagttcaaaaatggcctcaaatatttgcttacgtgtgtgaacctgggcaaccGGAAactaaagaatgaaagaaggaaggaaggaaacaaggaaggaaggaaacaaggaaggaaggaaggaaggaaggaaggaaggaaggaaggaaggaaggaaggaaggaaggaaggaaggaaggaaggaaggaaggaaggaaggaagaaaggaaagaaggaaggaaggaaggaaggaaagagaaggaaggaaggaaggaaacaaggaaggaaggaagaaaggaaggaaggaaggaaggaagaaatgaaagatgagTGTGATGAAAAATATGGGAACATAtgcatgaaatgatgcaaagtgaagttgcTACAGGtgttgttcagtgatttcagttgtatttgactcCTCAtgccccatttgagattttcttaaaaggaagatactggggtagtttgtcatttccttctccagttcattttacaaaggcaAATGGTTTCAACCCAGACTCACtcaggtagtaagtgtctaatgCCAAATTtcaatttaggtcttcttgattccaggcctggctttGTGCACTaacccccccgccccccccccccggccaaaaaaaaaaaaaaaaaaaagtggttacatcatgatctcaaaaatgtaaatgaaaagaagagcACACATAAACTCCAAAATAAATGTCACAAAATTAGAAAGCTTTAAAATGactccaaaataaagaaaaaactactATTACTCCATCCCTTTGAAGAAGTGGGATCTATAGATATTGCATATTGTTCatacatttagattttttttttttagaatatttttctgccttttttctttcaaaaatactgTATATTGAATCACATGATTCTCTGAAAGGATGAGAGGAAAACTGTGAGAAATTGTTATCATATAAGAAaccaaaagatttttataaaaattgtaaatcctcacatttatgaaatactttaccATTCTGAAAAATATCCATCATAAACATTTGGCAAAGTAAGTGGTATAAGTATTAGGAGCtcgattttacagatgaggtctcAGGTCCCAAAGGAGAAGTGACTTAGCATaagccacacagctagtcagtgccAGACTTGGATTCACTCGGAGATCAACTAACTTTGTGACCTGTATTACAGggcttataaatgaagaaaaaataaaaataaagtccccataaagaacaaaataaagagcaaaaaaaaaaaaagaagaaacaagcgGCTGTTTTTCTGATAACAGAGAATTATAAACAAAATGGAAGCCCATAGATTTTGGGCTGAACAAATCATGGAGTATTAATGTAGGGGGTATAATtataatgtaagaaaaatattttaagaagtaattattataaagcagctaggtgacagtCAATAAAATGCTGgctcaggaagacccgagttaaAATATGGCCTCAAGTATTTGttaggtgtgtgaccctgtgcaacaggaaagaaggaaagaaaggagaaaggaaggaaagaaagcaagcaagcaagaaagaaagaatgaaagaaataaggaaggagggaaggacagaatgaaaaaaagaagaatgaaagaaggagggtaggaaagaaagaaaagaaggaaggaaaaaaggaaagaatgaaagaaagagaaaaaaagataagaaagaaaaaaggaaggaaagatgagcTTGATGAATGGAAAGAAACATTGGAAGAAATGCATGAAATGATGATTCAGTGatttcagttgtatttgactcCTCAAGACCCTATTTGagatttacttaaaaaaaaaaaaaaaaaaaaaaaaaaaaagatagtgggctggtttgacattttcttctctagttattttacaaagacaaaaggatTAAGCCCAGACTCACTCAGGtagaagtgtctaaggccaaatttcaGTTTCGgaattcttgattccaggtctggctTTGTGCACTATCTCTCCACCTATtttgcccctcccctccccaaaacagtgGCTACA from Sminthopsis crassicaudata isolate SCR6 chromosome 3, ASM4859323v1, whole genome shotgun sequence includes these protein-coding regions:
- the LOC141562078 gene encoding putative E3 ubiquitin-protein ligase TRIML1, which codes for MEAKICFESLRVGASCPLCLGHFMDPVTLECGHTFCTECLASSWKDICPPTACPVCSTATALEDTVPDRGLQDLANTGKMQRAPLLQSLGDLPTCDKHGLQHTLFCEEDQRPLCGPCFLSPEHQKHRVLLLDAAVTQCMEKLEATGKSLRTQKKRFQMELGFEEIREAQWEKDGRLLKALLVSEYEKMQQFLGEEEEIQLQTLDQEARGNLENKKSPFRKNLGLLMKPKKQPLPGLKAQKQAVKSEWEQKLHFLSEEKKRHLQMLDQEVTDNLAKFEESKTRMKQEIHKLDMLTADIEKNSVQLPLEMLQEAKGTLGRSEELLLQKPVVASPTWTMRPVSGMAETLLTFHRRLCLDPQTANPHLALSEDLQRVEYRAVPQDVPDNPERFDSALWVLAKQKFTSGRHYWEVVVGEQREWEVGVCEERIRRKGDDGQKVLGDRLTLAAFTFGRDFHLWHSKQTVPSCKPVQKVGVFLDYERGHVAFYNAADGTLIYSPSNKAFQGPLLPCFSPCFPKGKNTSGYLHICPRRDNAQEDDRSQNEIF